One region of Vibrio zhugei genomic DNA includes:
- a CDS encoding hydroxymethylglutaryl-CoA reductase, with protein MTDNFSHFYHRTRSAHATQERRSPALPASGRLTPELVNKRWQHFALPEAQAALLDPITEETMHSYTKNIEHFIGTVKLPVGIAGPILVNGQHAQAEFCIPLATTEAALVSSYHRGCRLITAAGGASTLVLQEGVTRTPGFAFACLADAARFIGWVSEHVADLKSVAESTTQHGQLQDIEVEMEGNHVYLVFQFFTEDASGQNMVTIATQAAFDYVMQHSPVEPRQAFLDANLSGDKKANSHVMRHVRGKKVTAEVHIAESLIQRYLHTTSDAMIEFGLMANNGGQLNGTIGTNAHYANALAAFYIACGQDAACVAESAVGITRFERSIHGGLCASVTLPNIMVGTVGGGTQLPSQKACLELLGLNGSGHARALAEVLAAVCLAGELSIVGAFCAGHFTRAHHKLAR; from the coding sequence ATGACTGATAATTTTTCGCATTTCTACCATCGCACTCGTTCTGCCCATGCCACTCAAGAGAGACGCTCGCCTGCTCTACCGGCAAGTGGGCGCTTGACACCCGAGTTAGTTAATAAACGTTGGCAACACTTTGCTTTGCCTGAAGCACAAGCCGCCCTGCTCGATCCTATCACCGAAGAAACCATGCATTCTTACACTAAGAACATCGAGCATTTCATTGGAACGGTCAAACTCCCAGTTGGCATCGCTGGACCAATACTTGTTAATGGTCAACACGCACAAGCAGAATTTTGTATTCCGCTCGCCACCACAGAAGCTGCGTTGGTGTCTTCCTACCACCGAGGCTGTCGCTTGATTACCGCGGCAGGCGGCGCTAGCACCCTAGTATTACAGGAAGGGGTCACCAGAACGCCTGGGTTTGCCTTTGCCTGCTTAGCGGATGCCGCAAGATTTATTGGTTGGGTGTCTGAACACGTCGCTGACTTAAAATCGGTCGCCGAAAGCACCACTCAACACGGACAATTACAAGACATCGAAGTGGAGATGGAAGGCAACCATGTGTATCTGGTTTTTCAGTTCTTTACCGAAGATGCCAGCGGACAAAATATGGTGACCATCGCGACACAGGCCGCGTTCGATTACGTCATGCAACACAGTCCTGTTGAGCCTCGTCAGGCCTTCTTAGACGCCAACTTATCAGGAGATAAAAAAGCCAACAGCCATGTAATGCGTCATGTGCGTGGTAAAAAAGTGACCGCAGAGGTTCATATCGCTGAATCGTTAATCCAACGCTATTTGCATACCACCAGCGACGCTATGATTGAATTTGGCTTGATGGCAAACAACGGCGGACAACTGAATGGCACCATTGGAACGAATGCCCACTATGCCAATGCGCTTGCCGCCTTTTACATTGCCTGCGGACAAGATGCCGCGTGTGTGGCAGAATCCGCAGTGGGTATCACACGTTTTGAGCGCTCAATACATGGCGGGTTGTGTGCGAGTGTGACATTGCCTAATATCATGGTCGGGACGGTCGGCGGAGGCACACAACTGCCTTCACAAAAAGCCTGCCTCGAGCTACTCGGGCTCAACGGAAGTGGGCATGCAAGAGCATTAGCCGAAGTGTTAGCCGCCGTGTGTCTCGCCGGTGAGCTGTCGATTGTAGGGGCGTTCTGCGCCGGTCATTTTACTCGTGCTCACCATAAGCTGGCGCGTTAA
- the modC gene encoding molybdenum ABC transporter ATP-binding protein ModC, producing MTVKTGLQVQFEQQLGDTSLAMDMHIPAKGITVLFGRSGAGKTSVINAISGLSQPDSGVICLNDRVLFHHEQGVNLPVEQRKVGYVFQEARLFPHYTVQGNLRYGMKTKHPRSDMWQSVLELLELEPLLARYPTALSGGEKQRVAIGRALLSEPDILLMDEPLASLDLPRKREVMPFLEQLAERIHIPIVYVTHSLDELLRLANYLILIEQGRVLEAGAVEQVWSSETMRPWLDMSERSSLFSGRVHQQWQSYGLTELRLNQHIPLWVQHYAGAVGEAVRVQIRATDVSVVLDKPKNTSIRNILPATITAIRHLHNDHGGRYVELTLRLGEQCELWAMITEWAWQELRLTVGQSLYAQIKGVSMTQSDVIHLGA from the coding sequence ATGACAGTAAAAACAGGACTGCAAGTACAATTCGAACAGCAATTAGGTGATACATCGTTAGCGATGGACATGCACATTCCGGCCAAGGGCATTACCGTGTTATTTGGCCGCTCAGGGGCTGGGAAAACCTCAGTCATCAATGCCATTAGTGGTCTATCTCAACCTGATAGTGGGGTCATTTGTCTGAATGACCGCGTGTTGTTCCATCATGAGCAGGGCGTGAATCTTCCTGTTGAACAACGTAAAGTCGGCTATGTATTTCAAGAGGCGCGCTTATTTCCTCATTACACGGTACAAGGGAACTTGCGTTATGGGATGAAAACCAAGCATCCCCGCTCTGACATGTGGCAATCGGTACTCGAGTTACTGGAGTTAGAACCACTGTTAGCACGTTATCCGACGGCGTTATCTGGGGGAGAGAAACAGCGTGTTGCCATTGGCCGCGCATTATTGTCAGAGCCTGACATTTTACTGATGGATGAACCTCTGGCCTCATTGGACCTGCCGAGAAAGCGAGAAGTCATGCCGTTTTTAGAGCAACTGGCTGAACGCATTCATATCCCCATTGTGTATGTGACGCACAGTTTGGATGAGTTGCTGCGTTTGGCGAATTATCTGATCTTAATTGAGCAAGGGCGGGTGCTTGAAGCGGGGGCGGTTGAACAGGTATGGAGCTCGGAAACCATGCGGCCATGGCTTGATATGAGCGAACGCAGTTCATTATTCAGTGGGCGCGTGCATCAGCAATGGCAATCGTATGGACTGACGGAACTGCGTTTGAATCAGCACATTCCTTTATGGGTGCAACACTATGCGGGGGCTGTCGGAGAGGCCGTGCGCGTGCAAATTCGCGCCACGGATGTGTCTGTTGTGTTGGATAAACCGAAGAACACGTCGATTCGTAACATTCTCCCTGCCACCATTACGGCCATCCGTCATTTACATAATGATCACGGCGGCCGTTATGTGGAACTGACACTGCGGCTCGGGGAGCAGTGTGAGCTGTGGGCCATGATTACCGAATGGGCTTGGCAAGAATTGCGACTGACCGTCGGTCAATCCTTGTATGCACAGATCAAAGGCGTGAGTATGACTCAAAGCGATGTTATCCATTTAGGCGCTTAA
- the modB gene encoding molybdate ABC transporter permease subunit, translated as MGLTSSEMTAIMLSLKVAGTTVLWLLPIGIILGWTLARTEFRGKGIVDSIIHLPMVLPPVAVGYLLLVTMGKQGLIGHWLSTFGVSFSFSWRGAVLACSVVALPLMVRSIRLSIESVDIKLEQAARTLGASPLKVFVTITLPLIVPGLITGTMLSFARSLGEFGATISFVSNIPGETQTIPLAMYNFLETPGAEMSAARLCMVSVAIALVSLLASEWCSRSMASKLGHR; from the coding sequence ATGGGGCTCACCAGCAGTGAAATGACAGCAATCATGTTAAGCCTTAAAGTGGCTGGGACAACCGTACTTTGGCTGCTCCCGATTGGTATTATCTTGGGCTGGACGCTAGCGCGCACCGAGTTTCGTGGTAAAGGCATTGTGGACAGCATCATTCACTTACCCATGGTTTTACCCCCTGTTGCTGTCGGGTATCTATTACTGGTGACCATGGGAAAACAAGGACTCATTGGACATTGGCTGAGTACGTTTGGTGTCAGTTTCAGTTTTAGTTGGCGCGGCGCGGTTCTTGCGTGTTCAGTGGTGGCTTTACCGCTCATGGTGCGTTCGATTCGCTTAAGCATTGAAAGCGTCGATATTAAACTCGAGCAAGCCGCTCGCACTTTAGGAGCGTCGCCTTTAAAAGTGTTTGTGACCATCACGCTGCCGCTGATTGTGCCAGGCCTGATTACTGGCACAATGTTGTCGTTTGCCCGCAGTTTGGGGGAGTTTGGCGCGACGATCAGTTTTGTTTCAAATATCCCAGGCGAAACCCAGACCATTCCCTTGGCAATGTATAATTTTCTGGAAACCCCCGGCGCTGAAATGAGCGCCGCTCGATTGTGTATGGTGTCAGTGGCGATCGCGTTGGTTTCGCTGCTGGCCTCAGAATGGTGTAGTCGCTCAATGGCATCGAAGTTAGGGCATCGCTGA